One genomic window of Sphingobacterium oryzagri includes the following:
- a CDS encoding BrxA/BrxB family bacilliredoxin produces the protein MYPEYLVAPMRQELTDAGFQELKSVEEVDSAIPSEGTVFVVVNSVCGCAAANARPAARFAVENGKKPSKLVTVFAGMEKDAVDKARDYMLPYPPSSPAMALFKDGKLVHMIERHMIEGRPAQMIADNLIAAFDEYC, from the coding sequence ATGTATCCAGAATATTTAGTAGCACCGATGCGTCAGGAATTAACTGATGCGGGCTTTCAGGAGTTAAAATCAGTTGAAGAGGTAGATTCTGCTATCCCTTCGGAAGGAACCGTATTTGTTGTTGTCAACTCGGTATGTGGTTGCGCGGCAGCAAATGCACGCCCTGCGGCGCGCTTTGCAGTAGAGAACGGTAAAAAACCAAGTAAATTGGTTACCGTATTTGCGGGCATGGAAAAAGATGCAGTCGACAAAGCACGAGATTATATGCTGCCTTACCCGCCTTCGTCGCCAGCCATGGCTTTATTTAAGGATGGTAAACTTGTGCATATGATCGAAAGACATATGATTGAGGGCAGACCTGCACAAATGATCGCAGACAACCTTATTGCAGCATTTGATGAATACTGCTAG
- a CDS encoding amidohydrolase — protein sequence MKFFTFTVLSVFLLIFVACTTNKEVDLIVYNAKVYTVDSNFTVAEAFAIKNGVFVDIGTSEDISRKYIAKERIDAKGGIIYPGFYDAHAHFFMFAELLEQVDLRGTKSFDEVLTKLKIYKEAYPEKKWIIGGGWDQNQWADKTFPTKDSLDKYFPETPVFLSRVDYHAALVNSQALKLSQIDSVKPVEGGIIVADSTGKPSGILMDNAMALVKLHIPPPEERPLLLALRRAQDSLFSVGLTSIVDAGLTVEQLDYLKKFYQQDSLTIRDYAMIAGNRASIEKYIKEGFFDGDRLSIRSVKLMADGALGSRGACLLDHYHDAPTRGFLLHSPKEFDDVIKKLAATEFQVNTHAIGDSANRMMLDTYGKHLKEPEKRRWRIEHAQVIAPEDFSKFAKFHIIPSVQPTHATSDMYWAEERLGADRIKGAYAYKDLLNQYGMLALGSDFPIEHFNPLYGFHAAVARVDHSGFPQGGFQMENAITREQALKGMTIWAAYSCFQERKRGSIERGKDADFTILEADIMTVPLAKIREIKTRRTVIAGQTVFERPTD from the coding sequence ATGAAATTTTTTACGTTCACTGTGCTGTCTGTATTCCTTCTTATTTTTGTTGCATGCACCACCAACAAAGAAGTGGATTTGATCGTGTACAATGCCAAGGTGTATACCGTAGATTCCAACTTTACGGTTGCGGAAGCATTTGCGATTAAAAACGGCGTTTTTGTCGACATCGGCACATCCGAAGATATCAGTAGGAAATATATTGCTAAAGAGCGCATAGACGCGAAAGGCGGTATTATCTATCCGGGATTTTACGATGCCCATGCGCATTTCTTTATGTTTGCCGAGCTGTTGGAACAGGTTGATCTTCGTGGCACGAAATCATTTGATGAAGTACTGACGAAGTTAAAGATATATAAAGAGGCTTACCCGGAAAAAAAGTGGATCATTGGAGGTGGCTGGGACCAAAACCAATGGGCGGATAAGACTTTTCCAACCAAGGATAGCCTGGATAAATACTTCCCGGAAACGCCTGTATTCCTTTCCAGAGTAGATTATCATGCTGCTCTGGTTAATAGCCAAGCGCTGAAGCTTTCGCAGATCGATAGCGTGAAACCGGTAGAAGGCGGTATTATCGTTGCGGATAGCACCGGAAAACCAAGTGGTATTTTAATGGATAATGCCATGGCACTGGTTAAACTGCACATTCCGCCGCCAGAAGAGCGCCCATTGCTGTTAGCGCTTCGCCGTGCGCAAGATTCGCTATTTTCTGTTGGCCTTACTTCTATTGTTGATGCTGGCCTTACTGTAGAACAACTCGACTACCTTAAAAAATTCTATCAGCAAGACTCGCTGACCATACGCGATTACGCCATGATTGCTGGCAATCGGGCGAGCATTGAAAAGTATATCAAGGAAGGCTTTTTCGACGGTGATCGGCTCAGCATTCGCTCTGTCAAACTGATGGCCGATGGTGCTTTAGGATCGCGTGGTGCTTGCCTGTTAGATCATTACCACGATGCGCCGACGCGCGGCTTTTTACTTCATAGTCCGAAAGAATTTGACGACGTGATCAAAAAACTCGCAGCGACGGAATTCCAGGTAAACACGCATGCTATCGGAGACTCGGCCAACCGAATGATGCTGGATACTTATGGAAAACACTTGAAAGAACCGGAAAAGAGACGCTGGCGTATTGAGCACGCGCAGGTTATCGCGCCGGAAGACTTCAGCAAATTTGCAAAATTTCATATTATTCCTTCTGTGCAACCTACCCATGCTACATCTGACATGTATTGGGCAGAAGAACGATTGGGAGCAGATCGTATAAAAGGGGCATACGCTTACAAAGACCTGCTGAACCAGTACGGTATGCTGGCGTTGGGTAGCGATTTTCCAATTGAACATTTCAATCCGTTATATGGATTTCATGCGGCCGTTGCACGTGTAGATCATAGTGGTTTTCCGCAAGGAGGATTCCAAATGGAAAATGCGATTACGCGCGAGCAAGCATTAAAGGGCATGACGATCTGGGCGGCATACTCTTGTTTTCAAGAGCGAAAACGCGGAAGTATCGAGCGTGGTAAAGATGCGGATTTTACTATTTTGGAAGCGGATATTATGACGGTCCCGCTAGCGAAAATCCGTGAGATAAAAACGCGTCGTACGGTTATTGCGGGTCAAACAGTATTTGAGCGGCCAACTGACTAA